The Dictyostelium discoideum AX4 chromosome Un chrUn_00011, whole genome shotgun sequence region TTTTATAGTTGTCCTTAACCGATTCATTGTGGGTTGAAgcaattgaaataattcatttgatgCAGCACCATTGTCCATATTGGTCTTAAAGGTTGGTTCAACACCATTCTAGGAGCAGTGGATGGTAAATAGATTCATGAAGATGACAGCAGTGGCATCGTTTTTTAAAGCATCAATGGTTTTAGCTTCAATGGAATTGGtctttgatttctttgaaaCTTTCTCTGACTTCGACGTCGGATACATCAGTGCTTTCAGTTGAATAAATATCATCATCGCCCTTAGTGGGACAAAAAgtcttttttgattttacttGAACATTAGTACCATCATTGGAGGCGGTTGTCACTTCAGCGGCACGTTTGGCGGTGGAAGACACTTTGGCTTTACGGATGGCTTTCTTGGAAGGAGTAGTAGTTGATGACATGACTTTcaccaacaattaaaaataaaatttatttaatataatttaattttataatttaatttatataatttaattatataatttaatttaatttagtaAGTATTAATATATGTAACTGCTATTCcactaatatatttttattgtggtgtctttatattttttaattgataataaatattatcttaaattatttcaattataaCAATGCATCAAAATAACTGTTATTCcactaataatttatattgtgGTGTCTTTATTTAACTGTTATTAcactaataatttatattgtgGTGTTTTTGTATTTgagcattattattaaattaattgatacaATCTTGTTTTATATTACTTTATAAAAGATGCATGTTTTCAATGTGAGTAGGAAGTGTCGTTGTACCGCCTAAGCAGTACAGCGTTAATTTTGCAAACAGAAAGGCCATTGTAAtgcatttttattttgttttaaatactACTGTTATTCCTCTAATCTGAAGAGTCGACTTCTTCATCATTAGGTGTCGTTGTATACGAAATATAAGGATTGTAtctaattatttgttttaatttatttgtttaatgttaaaattaaaaaaaaaagtgtaaatGTCACTCACACTAATCTTCAATCCATTGTCACTATTGTTCAATCTTTAATCGAACTAGTCCAATCTTTAATCGAACTAGTCCAATCTTTAATCAAAtgtcattatttaattaattctacATGAAGGATAGAAAGAGTGAAAGGCTAATATCATAAAAGTAAACATACATAAAACAGATAATTAAAAGGTCGCTATGAAACTAAACCCAAAAtcagaatttttattaattttaatatttttaaaattttaatttaatttaattaaatttaataatttatttttcgactgaaaaaataaaaaaataaaaaattaaaaaataaaaattaaatgaaatatttttacatGGATGCGTGAATTTGTTATGTACTTGAGCTCATACTaacattaaattaatttagttttGAGTCTCTTACATCAGGTGTTTGTACTGACCAATTAAGGTATCGGATAATTGATAATCGGTTGGAACATCGAAATTGTTACTTGATTCATCTTCACTTTGTTCATTCTCGGTGTCAGAGATATCATGAGAAGGTTGGCTACGTGAATTGGTATTAGATGAGAACATAGGTTCTTTCATGAATCTTGTAAAGACTAGGGAAAGGTTGTTGATTTGATCCTCCATTGACTTCATTCTTAAATCAAAGGATTCAGCGCTATTATAGGCAGAGGTACTACTACTAGAggcatcattattattaacagtGGTAGACatattttattgttgatatctaaaattataatatgagaaaaataataatattaaaaattaataaagagaaataattatttgtataaaatttgtgtgtgtgtgtatcttaaatatatataggaGGAATtcccaaataaaataaatcaaattgttttagtttttagtGCCACTATTTATacgtttttattttcttaaaaatttcgcaaaatcaaaaaaataagagtTTTCGACCCTTCACAACTTTGTGCATAGTGTCGGTTCGgaatttttcagtttttcGACCTTGCGCAATGATCGCGTCATTGTGCCGGTTCgaaattttttacttttctttcgaaaattttttattcttcgaatgttctagaacattctaaaaaattatcttaaatatttgggaaattcaaataaataaatgttattcataatatatatatatatatgataatataaatcGAGAACTGGACGATGTAGATTCGTTCCAGGTTTTGGAACCGTAAACACGTTGG contains the following coding sequences:
- a CDS encoding hypothetical protein (Slime mold (D.discoideum) transposon DIRS-1, complete, clone SB41); translated protein: MSTTVNNNDASSSSTSAYNSAESFDLRMKSMEDQINNLSLVFTRFMKEPMFSSNTNSRSQPSHDISDTENEQSEDESSNNFDVPTDYQLSDTLIGQYKHLM
- a CDS encoding hypothetical protein (LTR-RETROTRANSPOSON SKIPPER, GAG (GAG)), which codes for MSSTTTPSKKAIRKAKVSSTAKRAAEVTTASNDGTNVQVKSKKTFCPTKGDDDIYSTESTDVSDVEVRESFKEIKDQFH